A genomic stretch from Vulpes lagopus strain Blue_001 chromosome 11, ASM1834538v1, whole genome shotgun sequence includes:
- the CLCF1 gene encoding cardiotrophin-like cytokine factor 1 isoform X3, which translates to MTSLEKLRGDPGTERGPVSGDRGHRSSGGRYLLVAAGSRPSPFPIALSFSQLNYLGPPFNEPDFNPPRLGAETLPRATVNLDVWRSLNDKLRLTQNYEAYSHLLCYLRGLNRQAATAELRRSLAHFCTSLQGLLGSIAGVMAALGYPLPQPLPGTEPTWAPGPAHSDFLQKMDDFWLLKELQTWLWRSAKDFNRLKKKMQPPAAAVTLHLEAHGF; encoded by the coding sequence ATGACATCCCTGGAGAAACTTAGGGGAGACCCTGGAACAGAGAGGGGCCCAGTGTCAGGGGACAGGGGACATAGAAGCTCTGGGGGCAGGTATCTCCTGGTGGCCGCTGGCTCTcggccctcccccttccccatcgCCCTCTCCTTTTCACAGCTGAACTACCTGGGCCCCCCTTTCAACGAGCCTGACTTCAACCCACCTCGGCTGGGGGCAGAGACTCTGCCCAGGGCCACGGTCAACTTGGATGTGTGGCGAAGCCTCAACGACAAACTGCGGCTGACCCAGAACTATGAGGCCTACAGCCACCTGCTGTGCTACTTGCGCGGCCTCAACCGCCAGGCCGCCACGGCTGAGCTGCGCCGCAGCCTGGCCCACTTCTGCACCAGCCTCCAGGGCCTGCTGGGCAGCATCGCGGGCGTCATGGCGGCTCTGGGCTACccgctgccccagcccctgccaggaACTGAGCCCACCTGGGCCCCCGGCCCTGCCCACAGCGACTTCCTCCAGAAGATGGATGACTTCTGGCTGCTGAAGGAGCTGCAGACCTGGCTGTGGCGCTCAGCCAAGGACTTCAACCGGCTCAAGAAGAAGATGCAGCCCCCTGCGGCTGCAGTGACCCTGCATCTGGAGGCCCACGGCTTCTGA